The Terriglobales bacterium DNA window GATAAGAGCTCGCTGCTCAAATGCGGCGTTTCTGCTGATAAGCGCGCACCGGATTTTTGGGTTTTTTACAACACGGCTTGCGGCACCTTCGGTCTGGGAAAAGGCGTGGAGATCATGCGCAACGGACAGGAGCGTCCGAAGGGGCGCATCTCGCTCACGTCAGAGAAAAAAGATCTGAACCTTTCCGGCGGCGCCGGCCTGCTGCTACGGGTGGAAGAGCCTAATTCCCTGGGAGAGTAAGGTTCGCCATCTGCAGAATACTTACCTAAACCTTTGGCAGCACAATTCCTCTTTGTGCCTGATATTTCCCGTGGCGATCTTTGTAGCTGGTTTCGCAAGGCTCATCCGACTGGAAGAACAGGATCTGGCAGAGACCTTCGTTGGCATAAATCTTTGCCGGCAGGGGAGTAGTGTTGGAGATTTCCAGCGTTACGAATCCTTCCCACTCGGGTTCAAAGGGGGTCACGTTGACGATGATGCCGCAACGCGCATAGGTTGATTTACCGACGCACAGAGTCAGGACATCGCGCGGGATCTTGAAGTATTCGACGGACCTGGCCAGGGCAAAGGAATTGGGCGGCACGATGG harbors:
- the dcd gene encoding dCTP deaminase, giving the protein MALKSDRWIRKMALEHDMINPFSEKQVRETVVSYGLSSYGYDLRVADEFKIFTNVNSTIVDPKNFDERSFVTVRSDCAIVPPNSFALARSVEYFKIPRDVLTLCVGKSTYARCGIIVNVTPFEPEWEGFVTLEISNTTPLPAKIYANEGLCQILFFQSDEPCETSYKDRHGKYQAQRGIVLPKV